Below is a window of Arabidopsis thaliana chromosome 2, partial sequence DNA.
AAATAGCATAATAAACTCACTAGTAACTAGaacattttaataacaaaagagaccaaaacaaaaactgtttttCTTCAGtcttttatgtaaatatttaagTTTTCGAAGTATAAGAATAAGTTTTGTAATTGTAATAATACTATCATTCTATTACACctgtatatacaaattttgtttgaagatTTCACCTTTTTCTAAAGTTACCAACCAAAACTAATAAACTATTAAAGTATTAATTATCAAGGGAAATCTTGCctcattttaaattaaataaggaAAAATTAGAGATGATGGAGTTCTTAATAACTTGCTTTGCATGTAATCTCTGAATCTAGTCAGAATTGGAAATCTGCACTTCCTACTTGTATCGGTATgctgtaaacaaaaattattgttctttttgggGTTAATTACTAGATAgtcaaaaaatgtttttgttaaaattcacaaaaagGTTGTGGCTAAATCGTAAATAATGTGCTTattctcttcatttttgtttattttgttttctatgaaAAGTGtgtataacatataaaaaataaaataaattataaatgcTTTATTACtcttttgtaaaataattatttacatCATTGTAATATTGAATAAATATCTGAAAGACATATATCATCTACATTATTCATCTTCGTTTTGTTCCGGATGTTATTGGTCCCTTTCTTACTACTGCAAAGAAAGCCCACGTCCCATACCTCctatgatttttatattctCAATTGgttttctgaaaatattttattataattattgaGCTATACGCAATTAGACAATTACGCACATCTAATTTACGTACTATATAATTTATCTAATCTACTCCTCTGTGATTAATATTAATGAACCATTTCTAGACTAACCTCCAACACTTAAGTAATTAAACACGTCATCTTTGAGTGTTGTAGATGTAGTCACCAATTGTACCTAAAACGATTATAAGTTGATTGAATATGGACAAACCCAAACTGACAAGAAATCTCTATAACCTAACTACCTagatcaaataatatttatttttaagtatatcataccaaaatgttgaaacttatattttcatttcactCCATCAACCCAAACTAACATCTACTAATTctcttattttaatataaatttcctAGTCCGCCATATATATAAACGCTTCGTCTCCACTCTACATATTtagcaacaacaaagaaacccctaagatttttatttatttttttctcaatttcttcaaCGATGAATGTATTGAAATGTCTAGCGATCATTTCCGTTCTCGGAATATTCTTCATACCTCGTTATTCTGAATCCGCTATATCTTGCAGTGTTGTGTTACAGGATTTGCAGCCATGTGTGAGCTACTTGACCAGCGGAAGTGGAAACCCTCCGGAGACTTGTTGCGACGGAGTTAAGAGTTTAGCGGCGGCAACCACCACATCTGCCGATAAGAAGGCAGCTTGTCAATGCATCAAGTCAGTGGCTAATAGTGTTACCGTGAAGCCTGAATTGGCTCAAGCCCTTGCTAGCAATTGTGGTGCGAGCTTGCCCGTTGATGCTTCTCCTACTGTCGACTGCACTACGTACGTTTTGAATGATATGATCGTGTCTGATTGTTTTAGTTGTCTAGTGTCTTGTGTTTTAGTTCAACTTTATATAGAAACTAACAAGCATTAAAGTTTGAGATACTATCTTTATAGTGAAGAACTTAAGGTGAACATAATGTTAAcgaatataattatatttgaaacttttatcTGTTGTTATGACTAATTTCCTGatttatctatttaaaaaaaaatactaactCTAGGTAGTATAAGAATAGATTAAACAAATGATAGTTTACTTTGTTTACCATAACTTTGTTTAGAACAATATGCTTTTACtcaattttgatataatttgtATCTCTTATGcacttataatatttaacatttttgaattttgtctgtttaatttaaattctaaactttataaaagctgaaataaataatacattgttgattttgtttttgcagtgTTGGTTGAGAAATTCTCAACATTGATCAATGGTCCATCTTGTCCTAATTAAGTACGCAATTTATATCAATAAAGGCGCCGTATAATATATGTAGGCGAATGTACACATGTTGTAAGGttcatttagtttcttcaTGTATGTACATGTACATGTGTATTGTGTAGTTGTCTTTGTGTGCATTTGT
It encodes the following:
- a CDS encoding Bifunctional inhibitor/lipid-transfer protein/seed storage 2S albumin superfamily protein (Bifunctional inhibitor/lipid-transfer protein/seed storage 2S albumin superfamily protein; FUNCTIONS IN: lipid binding; INVOLVED IN: lipid transport; LOCATED IN: endomembrane system; EXPRESSED IN: leaf whorl, embryo, hypocotyl, male gametophyte, root; EXPRESSED DURING: C globular stage; CONTAINS InterPro DOMAIN/s: Bifunctional inhibitor/plant lipid transfer protein/seed storage (InterPro:IPR016140), Plant lipid transfer protein/seed storage/trypsin-alpha amylase inhibitor (InterPro:IPR003612), Plant lipid transfer protein/Par allergen (InterPro:IPR000528), Plant lipid transfer protein/hydrophobic protein, helical domain (InterPro:IPR013770); BEST Arabidopsis thaliana protein match is: lipid transfer protein 6 (TAIR:AT3G08770.1); Has 1059 Blast hits to 1058 proteins in 125 species: Archae - 0; Bacteria - 0; Metazoa - 2; Fungi - 0; Plants - 1055; Viruses - 0; Other Eukaryotes - 2 (source: NCBI BLink).); this translates as MNVLKCLAIISVLGIFFIPRYSESAISCSVVLQDLQPCVSYLTSGSGNPPETCCDGVKSLAAATTTSADKKAACQCIKSVANSVTVKPELAQALASNCGASLPVDASPTVDCTTVG